A segment of the Bacteriovorax sp. Seq25_V genome:
AATTCGAACTTGCAATCAATAAATTTACAGTCAATAAAGATGCAATTCTCTAATCTCGTAGCAAAGAACACACAAGACTCAAAGGTAACGCCGGTAAATGTAGTGAGTGAGAAGAGAGAACCCGACACTGTTAACTCCTTTAAATCACGAGCTTTTATCACTTCATTTTCGATTACCTCATACTGGGCCTTGTCGATTTCTGCTTTAAAAACTGGTTCAAGAAATTGAGTTAAAGTAGTCATGCGTTTCCCCCTGAGTCCTGCATGTTTTTGTTGCCCTTCCGAGCTTGAAACAAGAATATAATATCTGACTCATTGCGTCAAGCAAAAAAATTGCATCAAGAAATTATTTTTCGATCCGATAGGAATATCAGGTACTAAGACTTGCAATGTGAAATTGCACATTAAGTAAAATCAGTCAGTTGCATATTTCAGAGTGAAATTGCAAAGACCAGGAGACAAAAATGTCAGAGTTTAATAGAGATAAATTCGATGATTTTCTAGGGATCGTTAGAAAATATATGCAGGTAAGAGGCCCAATGTCTCAAAAAGACCTAGCAGAGAAGACAAGAATTGGTGTTTCTACGCTTTCACGCTTCATGAGTATGAAGACTGCTGATATTAATCCTCAAATTGTCGCTAAGGTTGTCGCAATACTCGATATTCCACTTCATGAAATGATAGATTTTGTCGAAGAGCACTATACAGAACGGTTTGTGAGGCTTTTAAAGTTTTACCAGGCTGACAAGGAAAATGACTACGGCCTAAAAGACGCCGAGGAACAAGAAGAAGAAAAACAAGCAGGTGGAGGAACACCAGAAGAATTTGTAGAAAGAAGACAACAACCTCCTCCAGCTGGACCGCAGAATGATAGTTTTGAGGATGCTGTTGTCGATGTATTGAGTTCTGGTACAGCACAAAGAAATGCAAATGCAAAAGTTCAAATTGGATCAAAGACTAGAACGATTCCATTTGCGCCAGACCAAGCAGCAAGAAACTCTGAGATGAGTGTCAGAGAAAGATTACAAGCACTCACTCCGAGACAAAAAGCTTATGTATCAGATTTTTTAAGTCTTGATATTGAAGCAAGAGATTTAATCGTTGATCTAGGTAATGATTTATTTCGTTACTTCAGGCAGAAGGGTATGATTCATTGAGATATTTTTTAAGTATCCTACTTTCACTGAATATCTTAGCGGCACCAAAGAGTGTTGAAGTCATCTTTTTGTCTCCTTCCAAAACAAAGAAAGAGGCACCTAGTACAACTAACTTCTTATTTGAATCAAAGACGTCACCTAAAGTCGCGATCAATATGGATAACTGTCAACCAATGGAGGGAGGCTGTTTCCACCCACAGTTGGGTTTTGTTGAAGATGAGAAAGATTTTAAGAAGAAAGCTGAAGAAAAAAAAATAGACGTAAAATTAAAAACGATTAATTCTCTCGATACAAATATGATTGATTGCAAGGAAGGAAATTTCTTTGATATTTTTTGTGGAAAAGCAAAACCAATCACAAAGAGAGAAGATGTCGACATGGAAATCTGGATCGATACAAGTTCTAGCTTGAGAAACTTTGATTGGGATGGAGATCCGATGCATTGTAAACGTAGAAGCTTTGTCGAAAGGCTTCGAAATAGTTGTGCACTTGAAGTAAAAGTTTTTGATACGTCAATAAAGCAAATGGGGGACTTATCAAGCCTCTGTGTAACCTATGGACTTAATGATCAAAAAAGATTTATACGCTGGATTGAAGAGTCCACGGTCGATCGTTTAATTATTGTAACTGATATCGATGAGGCGAGCACGATGGTTAGAGATTATCTCTTTAAAATTGGTGGTAAACTTCACGGTGCTGATTACGGGGACTTCGACGGAGAGCGCCTCGTTAATTATGTTTCGACTCTTGAAACATCTTGCCAAAAAAAGAAGAAATAGATAAATCTAATTCATGTATTCAAATCTAATTAAATGGTCGAAAGAGAATTATAGTCATCTTCCTTGGAGAACAAAGAGATCTCTGTATGGAACACTTGTTTCTGAAATTATGCTTCAACAAACAACAGTGCAAACAGTTCTCAATCATTTTGATCGTTTCTTAAAAGAGTATCCAACAATTAAAAAACTAGCAGCTGCCTCAGAGGAAGAAGTTTGTATTTCTTGGAAAGGTTTAGGTTATTACAGAAGAGCTCGCAATCTAAGAAAGGCAGCAATCGATATCGTTGAAAATTTCTCTGCAAAAATTCCTGTTGATTACGATCAACTTACTTCGATATCTGGAATAGGGGACTACACAGCAAGTGCAATTATTGCAATTGGCAATAATGATCCTGCAATTGCAATTGATGCAAATCTAGAAAGAGTTCTTGCGAGAATTTATGGAATCAAAGAAAAGAAGGGGCCCGCTTTAAATAAGAAATTGAAGAACCTCTTTGTTGAGAAGATTCAGTTTGAAAAAGTTGATTGGACAGAATTTAATGAAGCATTGATGGATCTAGGCAGAACTTTTTGTCAGGCGAGAAAAGCTTCATGTGATATTTGTCCAATGAACAAAAACTGTGTTGCCTATAAAAGTAAAAATCCTCTTGAGTACCCAGAGCTTCAAGAGTCTAAAGTAAAAAAATACTTTGAACTCGATCTT
Coding sequences within it:
- a CDS encoding helix-turn-helix transcriptional regulator; this translates as MSEFNRDKFDDFLGIVRKYMQVRGPMSQKDLAEKTRIGVSTLSRFMSMKTADINPQIVAKVVAILDIPLHEMIDFVEEHYTERFVRLLKFYQADKENDYGLKDAEEQEEEKQAGGGTPEEFVERRQQPPPAGPQNDSFEDAVVDVLSSGTAQRNANAKVQIGSKTRTIPFAPDQAARNSEMSVRERLQALTPRQKAYVSDFLSLDIEARDLIVDLGNDLFRYFRQKGMIH
- a CDS encoding A/G-specific adenine glycosylase — translated: MYSNLIKWSKENYSHLPWRTKRSLYGTLVSEIMLQQTTVQTVLNHFDRFLKEYPTIKKLAAASEEEVCISWKGLGYYRRARNLRKAAIDIVENFSAKIPVDYDQLTSISGIGDYTASAIIAIGNNDPAIAIDANLERVLARIYGIKEKKGPALNKKLKNLFVEKIQFEKVDWTEFNEALMDLGRTFCQARKASCDICPMNKNCVAYKSKNPLEYPELQESKVKKYFELDLVRFFVQKNGQILGYVKGEQEWLSGQVELPTFVLNSEDGSLAQYPNLKSKIALDEKRLIKTSITKYKIKNYIVECSHSDFQKISKDKKFQFYKNEKTSNFATSATKVMKYVAK